CTTGGACCTTCACCGTGAACGCTCCGTAGGAGTTAGCGGGGGGCGCGCCCCCCGCCAACACGACAAGCAGGACGCCCTCACACCCAGCCCAAGCGCAGCGCAGGCCCTCCGAGAACTTCGTGGAGGGCCTGCTTCTTGGGGCTGGTGTCAACGCCGAGGCGTATGCCGTCGACTCCGACATTCAGGTCACCACGTGCGAGACGCATCCGCCAAGGCCAAGAGGATGGCTATCCATCCCGCCACGCTGCAAACGTTTGGAGTCAACGCCCCAGACGCAGGCGACGTGGGCGGCCCAGATTGTGCGCGGAGAGCTGGCAACTCCTGGGGCTGAATCCCCAAGCTGAAGGGTGCCTAGCCAGTTGCCGCGGTAACAAGCCCATCCGTGATGGTCCACCATCCAGTTGCCGTCACGGAAGGCGCGTCTTCGAGGTCCGCGTGGCAAGGAAGGCGCGCCTTGTCGGCGCATCGCTTTGAGCGGAGGTCAATCACAGCGCCTGGGCTCGTGTACCGAGTCGCGCCCAGCCAATCGATCCCCCGCAACACAAAACCCCCGCAGCCGTAAAACACCAGCGCAGAGGCCTAATTCACCACAAACACCATACCATGGATCGACCTGAAAATCGAGTCCTGACCTTCTCGGGATAAGGGTGTAGAACCTCATGTTGAGGTGATGCGAATGATCGTTCCATTCGGGCAGAACGACGCCCAGCTGCAATTGCAGGCCGCCGCGCAGGAGCTCGAGTCGTGCAACAACGTGACCCAGCGTTACGGGATCACCCTGTCTCAGCAGGACATTCAGGCCTTGGTTGTCGGCCGTCTCGACGCGCTGCAGGAGACCGAGCGTGTGGAGTTTGGCGGCGGCGTGGCCAAGGACCTGGTGCTCGCATTCAGCAGCTCGGTGTACGTGTCTCAGACCGGGTTCGTCCAGACTGTCCTCGAGCTCCAGGACCTGTTCTACCTGTTCAAGAACGAATCGGAGGAGCAGATTCCCGACGACGACTTGATCCGCACCATGCGGTCGCTCTATGACGATGTGGCCCAGGGCGACATGGAGCGACTGTCCGAGGCGCTTCTCGACGGGCTGGCTCGGCACGTGCGCGAGGTGGCAGACGTTGAGGACGCCGCCGATCCCGGTGCCGACGACGCCGTGAAGAACGGCTACACGCTCGCGGCACACCGCTACGACGTGTCGAAGTGGGTCGACGACGAGTTCGCGCCCGCGTGGGATGGCGCCAGCTGGATGGACGAGTAGGGGTGCCGTTGTTGGCAGATGAGTGCGGACCGGCGCCATCCGAGGAACCGGGTAGCGCAGTCTCGCCCGTGCCGTTGCCGGGCCGGGCCAGCGAGCTGGCGTCCCCCGAGGATGTCGCCGCCTTCCAGAGCAGGTTCCTGCGGCTGCTCGAGCACCGCACGGCGATCTACACGATGGGCGACAGCAGCTCCGTGCCCAAACACGTCGCCGTCGACATCTTGCGGTCGGTCTGCTTCGTACTGGGCATCGATCCGGAGGATCCGACTATCCCTGACGAGCTGCTCTCTGTCGATCTCGACGCCGAGTTCCGGCGCAGACTCGCTGACATCGAGCGCAGGGTCGAGCTGACGGGCACGTTGTGGCAACAGGCAAACGCCAGCATGCCCCAGCTTCCGAACATCTCGCTGCACGATACGATGGCCACCATCGGCGACTTTCCGAGGGTCTACGACGTCCGGTCGATGGCGCACGACGTCCCTATTAGCTTCGACTACCAGCTCTGCCACCCCGTGTCCGAGGAGCAGCTCGGCGTGGACTACATCAACGAGTACCTGCGGCACGTGATCATCGAGAACGACTTCCTGGGCAGGTTCGAGCTGAACTCGTGCAAGCGGCTGCTTTCGGCGAGCTCTCCGGACTACGAGGGGCTGCTCATCAACCTCTACGAGCCGGTTGCGGCCAACGCCATCGGGCTGGCGCTGGTGGGGAAGGACCCGCATCCACTCAAGGTCAGCGACGCCGACCGCGATGAGATCGTGCGCCGGCTGGGCGCGCTCGGGCACGTTGCGCGCCAGCGTGTGCTGCGCGACGCCGCGGCGGGTGCGTGCGACTCGCTGGGCATCAGCGACGCGACGGCGAGGGAGTACCTGGCCGACTGGGCCGCTGAACTGCTGCCGCGCATTGAGATCGGCCTTCCGCGGCAGGAGCTGCGCGGAGTGTTCGTGGCGTTCTAGCGGGACGTGACGAGTCGCCTATGCCCACCGGATGTGGTCGTAGCGGACCCATCCGGCGTGGCCGCCCCAAGAAACTGCGACGTACTTTCGGCCGCGCCGCACGACGATCGGGCCGGTGACGTTCACGAATCCGCCTTTGGTGGGCGACGGACTCCTCTTGGTGCGAATGGTCGCGTTCCACAGCTGCGAGTTCTGGCGCATCACCGCACGCGTGTGATAGCCCGGCGGGTTGGCCGTGGGATCGCCGAAGTTCTTGCGGAAGATCATCCAGAAGTTCGCGTTTCCCGAGAGGCTGCTCGCCTGCGACGAGAGGTCGCCGTAGGGGGCCTTCGCGCCGATGCTCGGGTTGTAGATGTAGAGCTTGTATGTCCCGAGGTTGGAAGTCCTCACGTCCACATTGGGATGCTGGTAGATGTCTGCGACCACCACATACGGCGACTTCCAGAGCGGGATCGTCGAGCCGTTCTTGCCCTCGCCGTACCCGTCGAGCAAGCGTGCCCCGTACCACATCTGCTTGCCGAATCCGGGGTACTTGTTGGTAGAGCCGTTGGGACAGCCCGCGCCGATGGCTCGCGAGAGAGTGTTCTTGTCGAGCGACGTGCGCGTCAGAAGACTCTGCTCCTTCTGGAGCAAAGACAGCATCACGCGAGGATTGATGTGCCACTGATTGCACGCCTCATTGATGATCTGTGCCGCGGGCTTCTTGACGTTGTTGTAGTCCGTGG
This genomic stretch from Coriobacteriia bacterium harbors:
- a CDS encoding DUF6179 domain-containing protein encodes the protein MADECGPAPSEEPGSAVSPVPLPGRASELASPEDVAAFQSRFLRLLEHRTAIYTMGDSSSVPKHVAVDILRSVCFVLGIDPEDPTIPDELLSVDLDAEFRRRLADIERRVELTGTLWQQANASMPQLPNISLHDTMATIGDFPRVYDVRSMAHDVPISFDYQLCHPVSEEQLGVDYINEYLRHVIIENDFLGRFELNSCKRLLSASSPDYEGLLINLYEPVAANAIGLALVGKDPHPLKVSDADRDEIVRRLGALGHVARQRVLRDAAAGACDSLGISDATAREYLADWAAELLPRIEIGLPRQELRGVFVAF
- a CDS encoding DUF6323 family protein; this encodes MIVPFGQNDAQLQLQAAAQELESCNNVTQRYGITLSQQDIQALVVGRLDALQETERVEFGGGVAKDLVLAFSSSVYVSQTGFVQTVLELQDLFYLFKNESEEQIPDDDLIRTMRSLYDDVAQGDMERLSEALLDGLARHVREVADVEDAADPGADDAVKNGYTLAAHRYDVSKWVDDEFAPAWDGASWMDE